In Schistocerca serialis cubense isolate TAMUIC-IGC-003099 chromosome 3, iqSchSeri2.2, whole genome shotgun sequence, the following proteins share a genomic window:
- the LOC126470965 gene encoding uncharacterized protein LOC126470965 produces the protein MAAASFASVSQLQHKTHEIMENVSDKLQHQEGIYNHLEMGSSNTATGKLFHTLQMESGNTSSCVSCEMKEPEQHVSAPVVAAPVFAGGEDTAVGSSQSNASYYQSMVNDVTMWMTSTFGKFLDSEEHLTSNEEAATCLSDGTAA, from the exons ATGGCAGCTGCTTCATTTGCTTCTGTCAGCCAGTTGCAGCACAAAACCCATGAAATCATGGAAAAT GTCTCAGATAAATTACAACATCAAGAAGGAATTTACAACCATTTAGAAATGGGAAGTTCAAACACAGCTACAGGGAAATTGTTCCACACTCTGCAAATGGAAAGTGGAAACACAAGCAGTTGTGTTTCATGTGAGATGAAGGAACCAGAACAGCATGTGTCAGCTCCTGTAGTAGCTGCACCTGTATTTGCAGGTGGTGAAGATACGG CAGTGGGATCAAGTCAAAGTAATGCATCATACTATCAATCAATGGTTAATGATGTAACAATGTGGATGACCAGTACATTTGGAAAATTCCTGGATAGTGAGGAACACTTAACCAGCAATGAAG AGGCAGCCACGTGTCTGTCTGATGGTACTGCTGCATAG